From a region of the Thermus caldilimi genome:
- the speD gene encoding S-adenosylmethionine decarboxylase, whose translation METVPGGRWVAEIYGCDLDVLENPKMVEAALLDAVMRLGAPRGSAQSVVYKFHPQGLSAAVVSPVAAVMIHTWPEDNASATLDLYFYRDGVDPEEVLKGLSRAFGAKEESAFRYWRGTEHAIKRRAFGGQQGG comes from the coding sequence GTGGAAACGGTGCCGGGCGGGCGCTGGGTGGCGGAAATCTACGGCTGCGACCTGGATGTCTTGGAAAACCCCAAGATGGTGGAGGCCGCCCTCCTGGATGCGGTGATGCGCTTGGGGGCACCCAGGGGCTCGGCCCAGTCGGTGGTGTACAAGTTTCATCCCCAGGGGCTCTCGGCGGCGGTGGTGAGCCCGGTGGCGGCGGTGATGATCCACACCTGGCCCGAGGACAACGCCTCCGCCACCCTGGACCTCTACTTCTACCGGGATGGAGTGGACCCCGAGGAGGTCCTGAAGGGGCTCTCCCGGGCCTTCGGGGCCAAGGAGGAATCGGCCTTCCGCTACTGGCGGGGAACGGAACACGCCATCAAGCGCCGGGCCTTTGGTGGTCAGCAAGGAGGTTGA
- the speE gene encoding polyamine aminopropyltransferase: protein MDYGMYFFEHITPYETMVRRMERVIASGRTRYQDYFLFETEGFGKVLVLDKDVQSTERDEYVYHETLVHPAMLSHPEPRTVLIVGGGEGATLREVLKHPTVERAVMVDIDGELVEVAKRHMPEWHQGAFEDPRTVLIIDDARAYLERTQDTYDVIIIDLTDPVGEDNPARLLYTVEFYRLVKAHLNPGGVMGMQAGMIMLTHHRVHPVVHRTVREVFRHVRSYKNHIPGFFLNFGFLLASDAFDPAAFSEGVIEARIRERQLALRHLSAPYLEAMFVLPKDIQEAVETETMVSTDANPFYLTPEGEARQSPYRG from the coding sequence ATGGACTACGGCATGTACTTTTTTGAGCACATCACCCCTTACGAAACCATGGTGCGGCGCATGGAAAGGGTGATCGCCTCCGGCCGCACCCGGTACCAGGACTACTTTCTCTTTGAAACCGAGGGCTTCGGCAAGGTGCTGGTCCTGGACAAGGACGTGCAGAGCACCGAAAGGGACGAGTACGTCTACCACGAAACCCTGGTCCACCCCGCCATGCTCTCCCACCCCGAGCCCAGGACCGTGCTCATCGTGGGAGGCGGGGAAGGGGCCACCCTGAGGGAGGTGCTCAAGCACCCCACCGTGGAACGGGCGGTGATGGTGGACATCGACGGGGAACTGGTGGAGGTGGCCAAGCGCCACATGCCCGAATGGCACCAGGGAGCCTTCGAGGATCCCCGAACGGTCCTGATCATCGACGACGCCCGGGCTTACCTGGAGCGCACCCAGGACACGTACGATGTCATCATCATCGACCTCACGGACCCCGTGGGGGAGGACAACCCCGCACGGCTTCTCTACACGGTGGAGTTTTACCGTCTGGTGAAGGCCCACTTGAACCCCGGAGGGGTCATGGGGATGCAGGCGGGGATGATCATGCTCACCCACCACCGCGTGCATCCCGTGGTGCACCGCACGGTGCGGGAAGTGTTCCGCCACGTGCGGAGCTACAAGAACCACATCCCGGGCTTCTTCCTCAACTTCGGCTTCCTCCTGGCCTCGGATGCCTTTGACCCTGCGGCCTTCTCCGAAGGGGTTATCGAAGCCCGCATCCGGGAGCGGCAGCTGGCTTTAAGGCACCTCTCCGCCCCCTACCTCGAGGCCATGTTCGTCCTGCCCAAGGACATCCAGGAGGCAGTGGAAACGGAAACCATGGTATCCACCGATGCGAACCCCTTCTACCTCACCCCGGAGGGCGAGGCCCGTCAGTCCCCCTACCGGGGCTAA